In Symmachiella dynata, the following are encoded in one genomic region:
- a CDS encoding serine/threonine protein kinase has protein sequence MIPDRNSRIRDIFVQAIDLDKKSRAKFLDQECGDEPEIRAEVESLLSHHAPDTILPEGLPDNPIAAAASGVNQRPFRRIFATTIREIIERGFRHRFWRNMILFVLGILLSGVGIWMYWGMEESLRKILATKLESLLDADIAALEIWMEDKKSSAEVWAQQRNVLAATKELVALAQLESTTREDLLNSPALARIREELHVFHHREGNSGFAVIDRTGRVLASERDDDIGVRLEAGGMAELAKVLANKTTITKPFPQGAFAPDQTIRRDVPVVWANAPVHNAQNEIIAVLGFGWLADHQFTRVLSVGRMGRSGETYAFDSQGLLLSESRFDPELRRIGLIPDTPDSRSIFTVHVRDPGGNLLTGYRPKTALRNRPLTKIAAEAVASRTLHDPKLRRGVILDPYRDYRGVQVIGAWQWLSQYNMGVVCEVDSEEAYELLRYPIVAFWIRTGCLALAIGGLLIAAARIAILKKKVGTFQRLGQYSLLRKIGEGGMGEVYLARHALLRRPTAVKLLKGNRQRRDDVRRFEREVQLASQLEHPNTIEIYDYGRTSDQVFFYAMEYLPGISLAELVALSGPLPAARVIFLLRQICGSLREAHSIGLIHRDVKPQNIMLCDLGGEADFVKVLDFGLVKSVSDTGGTKITSPAMIVGTPMYMSPERLQTPDDVDDRSDIYSVGAVAYFLLTGQQLFDGMSQMEIVYHAVNEMPVPPSEIAKTAVPPALDRLVMDCLAKSPASRPRNIPAVLAILEQLAEHEVWTTHDARKWWDANVAKLRTTTAIATLLETLPGAAETVAQTFAASSPTKQ, from the coding sequence GTGATTCCGGACCGTAACAGCCGCATTCGAGACATTTTCGTGCAGGCGATCGATTTGGACAAAAAATCGCGCGCGAAGTTTCTCGATCAGGAATGCGGCGACGAACCGGAGATTCGCGCAGAGGTCGAATCGCTGCTATCGCATCATGCTCCCGATACGATTCTTCCGGAGGGACTGCCGGACAATCCCATCGCAGCGGCGGCAAGCGGTGTGAATCAACGACCATTCCGTCGCATCTTCGCCACGACGATTCGTGAAATCATCGAGCGAGGCTTTCGTCATCGTTTTTGGCGCAACATGATCCTCTTTGTGCTGGGAATCCTGCTGAGCGGCGTCGGGATTTGGATGTATTGGGGCATGGAAGAATCGTTGCGAAAGATTCTGGCCACCAAGTTGGAATCGTTGCTGGATGCTGACATCGCTGCGTTGGAAATCTGGATGGAAGATAAGAAATCGTCAGCAGAGGTCTGGGCGCAGCAACGCAACGTTCTCGCTGCCACGAAAGAACTGGTGGCGCTGGCGCAGTTGGAATCCACGACCCGCGAGGACTTGCTGAACTCCCCCGCACTGGCGCGCATACGGGAGGAGTTGCACGTGTTTCATCACCGCGAGGGCAACTCCGGTTTTGCCGTAATTGACCGCACCGGGCGCGTTTTAGCGTCTGAGCGGGACGACGACATTGGAGTCCGCTTAGAAGCAGGGGGAATGGCCGAATTGGCCAAGGTGCTCGCAAACAAAACAACGATCACCAAACCATTTCCACAAGGCGCCTTTGCACCGGATCAAACCATTCGCCGCGATGTACCGGTCGTGTGGGCCAATGCTCCGGTACATAACGCCCAGAACGAAATCATCGCGGTGCTGGGATTCGGCTGGTTGGCCGATCATCAATTCACCCGCGTTCTCTCGGTCGGGCGCATGGGACGTTCGGGAGAAACTTATGCGTTTGATTCGCAGGGACTTTTGTTATCGGAAAGCCGTTTCGACCCGGAACTTCGCCGCATTGGCTTAATTCCGGATACGCCCGACTCCCGTTCGATTTTCACCGTGCATGTTCGCGATCCGGGGGGAAATCTTCTGACCGGTTATCGACCGAAGACTGCGCTACGCAACCGCCCCCTGACAAAAATCGCCGCTGAAGCAGTCGCCAGCAGAACATTGCATGACCCCAAGCTTCGCCGCGGCGTGATCCTTGACCCTTATCGGGACTATCGCGGTGTGCAGGTGATCGGTGCGTGGCAGTGGTTATCGCAATACAACATGGGAGTTGTGTGTGAAGTCGATAGCGAGGAAGCGTATGAGTTGTTGCGGTATCCGATTGTAGCATTTTGGATTCGTACCGGATGTTTGGCGCTGGCCATCGGCGGATTGCTCATTGCTGCCGCGCGGATTGCGATTCTCAAAAAAAAAGTAGGAACATTTCAGCGGCTCGGTCAATACTCGCTGCTACGCAAAATCGGTGAGGGGGGAATGGGCGAGGTCTATCTCGCCCGCCATGCGCTGCTGCGTCGCCCCACAGCGGTCAAGCTTCTAAAAGGAAACCGGCAGCGGCGCGATGATGTCCGCCGGTTCGAACGCGAAGTGCAGTTGGCCAGTCAGTTGGAACATCCCAATACGATTGAAATCTATGACTACGGCCGCACGTCCGATCAGGTATTTTTTTACGCGATGGAGTATTTGCCGGGGATCTCGTTAGCCGAACTGGTCGCGCTGAGCGGTCCGCTCCCCGCAGCGCGAGTCATCTTCCTGTTGCGACAAATCTGTGGGTCACTTCGCGAGGCACACAGCATTGGGTTGATCCATCGCGATGTAAAACCGCAGAACATTATGCTGTGCGACCTGGGGGGCGAAGCCGATTTTGTGAAGGTTTTGGATTTTGGCTTGGTCAAAAGCGTCAGCGACACTGGTGGAACGAAAATCACATCGCCGGCAATGATCGTGGGGACGCCGATGTATATGTCGCCGGAGCGGTTGCAAACACCGGACGACGTCGATGACCGTTCTGACATTTATTCCGTCGGGGCCGTGGCCTATTTTCTGCTGACAGGTCAGCAACTATTCGACGGCATGAGTCAGATGGAGATCGTCTACCACGCTGTGAACGAGATGCCCGTCCCGCCGTCGGAAATCGCAAAAACGGCGGTGCCACCGGCGCTGGATCGGTTGGTGATGGACTGTTTGGCCAAGTCACCCGCATCGCGTCCGCGCAATATTCCGGCAGTATTGGCGATTCTGGAACAACTGGCCGAACACGAGGTTTGGACGACGCACGATGCACGCAAATGGTGGGATGCCAACGTGGCCAAACTGCGAACCACAACCGCCATCGCTACGTTGTTGGAGACTCTACCGGGAGCGGCGGAGACAGTCGCCCAGACGTTTGCCGCCAGTTCACCGACGAAACAGTGA
- a CDS encoding DUF2760 domain-containing protein: MGKLGLAFKSFFRVFGNEEFAKSVEQLLSGKQLTAETPATPPPPPKPPAPKKPARSDAVSLLSALQREARLLDFLQESIAEYEDAQIGAAVRDIHRDSAAVIQRMFAPAAVVTDDEGASLEIPAGYDPAEFRLTGNVAGDPPHQGTLQHHGWKATRCDLPQWTGGDAAANVIAPAEVDVT; the protein is encoded by the coding sequence GTGGGAAAACTGGGACTGGCATTTAAGTCGTTTTTTCGAGTGTTCGGAAATGAAGAGTTCGCCAAATCGGTGGAGCAACTGTTGAGTGGCAAACAACTGACCGCAGAGACCCCCGCGACGCCACCTCCGCCCCCCAAACCACCGGCGCCCAAAAAACCGGCACGCAGCGATGCGGTGAGCCTGTTGTCCGCCCTGCAGCGCGAAGCGCGACTGTTGGATTTCCTGCAAGAGTCGATCGCTGAATATGAAGACGCGCAAATCGGCGCCGCGGTCCGCGATATCCACCGGGATAGCGCCGCCGTGATTCAACGGATGTTTGCCCCGGCCGCTGTGGTTACCGACGATGAAGGTGCGTCGCTGGAAATCCCCGCCGGCTATGATCCAGCTGAGTTCCGGCTCACTGGAAACGTAGCGGGCGATCCGCCGCATCAAGGGACGCTACAACATCACGGCTGGAAAGCAACACGGTGCGACCTGCCGCAATGGACTGGCGGCGATGCAGCCGCAAACGTCATCGCCCCGGCGGAAGTCGATGTGACGTAA
- a CDS encoding tetratricopeptide repeat protein: protein MAPRSAERLGVENAAALEQINQRYQAGDLHGAYDAVKKHRRKHPYSWEARITEACIAADLGRTAESIQAWQAVVTAKPQSAKVLHEAGMHLVQLGAIPAGLPALQSAVERDPSNVNYRLDLSAAYLASGNSHTAQEVLMQAHRQLPQETAVPVAIARLFESQNVHNRAAHYYGVALKQSPDDPTLLRQRGRMWYQLGNYELAKIDLAACETAMIAGEHWPALLEYGKVCLKMGDAQSARRVATTLGEKPSALTSEFQLFSVAVAAMPVPKPALVPQPEPFTPFETPPVLLAATPVPTFVAQRPQRIQQASGVIVVNHPPPAKLTSDTKSTTDTQSTRDIQPLVELQPEEVPAAITPVDVSIPLLLPPPAVVIPVALSPITDPLFSAFATEATLTKTTAIKKTPVPTTPIKAAPKAATPIVTGPILLPPDATPTASTPPVAEPLAAAATPAETGWRTTQKKSKPSKPAQKTSPKTRKSAATKTNTWKPHVSEKRVQSYRKTGDARTLVKKKLATD from the coding sequence ATGGCACCACGCTCGGCCGAAAGGCTGGGAGTGGAGAATGCAGCCGCCCTGGAACAGATCAATCAACGCTATCAAGCGGGCGATTTGCATGGTGCGTATGATGCCGTCAAGAAACACCGTCGCAAGCACCCCTACTCCTGGGAAGCGCGCATCACCGAAGCCTGTATCGCTGCCGATTTGGGACGCACCGCGGAGAGTATCCAAGCCTGGCAAGCGGTCGTAACCGCGAAGCCCCAGTCGGCCAAAGTACTCCATGAAGCGGGCATGCATTTGGTGCAATTGGGAGCGATCCCGGCTGGTTTGCCTGCCCTTCAATCAGCGGTTGAACGTGATCCCAGTAATGTGAATTACCGTTTGGATCTTTCGGCAGCGTATTTAGCGTCGGGGAATTCGCATACTGCGCAAGAGGTCTTGATGCAGGCTCATCGCCAACTCCCCCAAGAAACAGCTGTGCCGGTCGCGATTGCACGCCTCTTTGAAAGCCAAAACGTTCATAACCGCGCCGCCCACTATTATGGTGTGGCGTTAAAACAATCGCCGGACGATCCCACACTGCTCCGCCAACGGGGACGGATGTGGTATCAACTGGGGAATTATGAGTTGGCGAAAATTGATCTGGCCGCTTGCGAGACCGCCATGATTGCCGGTGAACATTGGCCGGCCCTGTTAGAGTATGGCAAAGTCTGCCTGAAAATGGGCGACGCTCAATCTGCCCGGCGCGTCGCAACGACATTGGGCGAAAAACCGTCCGCTCTGACGTCGGAATTTCAGCTGTTCAGCGTCGCCGTTGCAGCTATGCCGGTGCCCAAGCCGGCGCTCGTGCCGCAACCCGAACCCTTCACTCCCTTCGAGACACCTCCGGTTTTGCTAGCTGCGACTCCGGTGCCGACCTTCGTTGCTCAACGGCCACAGAGAATCCAACAAGCGTCTGGAGTGATCGTCGTCAATCATCCGCCGCCAGCGAAATTAACGTCGGATACAAAATCAACAACGGACACACAATCGACCAGGGACATTCAGCCACTCGTAGAATTACAACCGGAAGAAGTCCCTGCAGCCATCACTCCTGTGGACGTTTCGATTCCGCTCCTGCTGCCGCCCCCCGCCGTTGTGATCCCGGTCGCCTTGTCACCGATTACGGACCCTTTGTTTTCAGCGTTTGCGACGGAAGCGACACTGACGAAAACGACAGCAATCAAAAAGACACCGGTTCCAACTACGCCAATCAAAGCTGCACCAAAAGCAGCGACGCCGATTGTCACGGGACCGATTCTCCTACCACCAGATGCAACACCGACAGCCTCAACACCGCCAGTCGCCGAACCCTTAGCTGCTGCTGCGACGCCCGCCGAAACTGGTTGGCGGACCACACAGAAAAAGAGCAAGCCCTCCAAGCCAGCTCAAAAAACGTCTCCTAAAACACGCAAATCGGCGGCGACGAAAACCAACACATGGAAGCCGCATGTGAGTGAAAAACGTGTGCAGAGTTATCGCAAAACCGGGGATGCGCGAACGCTTGTTAAGAAGAAATTGGCCACGGATTAA
- a CDS encoding DUF6368 family protein, whose translation MGPTTTIFLPKPVSEQLLVTLDSELRSAAARIEASRKGCNWDIWMTSESTGFTHPFQVHVWETSKRLEDCGVDLKELALDSSVFQAFVTVSAGCNESEDWNLTKFLAKKIADRFDGIATKLGK comes from the coding sequence GTGGGACCGACTACGACCATTTTTTTGCCGAAACCCGTCTCTGAGCAATTGCTGGTAACCCTCGACTCCGAATTGCGGAGTGCCGCTGCTAGAATCGAAGCTTCGCGCAAAGGGTGTAATTGGGATATCTGGATGACGTCTGAGTCGACTGGTTTCACGCATCCATTTCAAGTTCACGTTTGGGAAACATCCAAGCGATTAGAGGATTGCGGTGTAGACCTTAAAGAATTGGCTTTGGACTCTTCTGTCTTCCAGGCGTTTGTCACCGTTTCAGCGGGCTGCAACGAATCCGAGGATTGGAATTTGACCAAATTCCTTGCAAAAAAGATCGCTGATCGTTTTGACGGCATTGCTACAAAACTGGGAAAGTAG
- a CDS encoding multiheme c-type cytochrome, with amino-acid sequence MTWKRWQVMPLLIVASAACAACLSSCGSDDDPSQVDTTSTTPKKDNKPSYPPPAPIFEGWEKPEFVLCVTGETHGYLEPCGCSETQSGGLSRRADLFRQIDEKEWPRAELDLGGSLKRTRRQSQIKFEILLDAMQQMGYAAMGLGPEELRLDPGYLLSLDTEDQLPLLGANVVLFGSEELTMPKRHFTTKVADKTIGVISIVGDAYRNEIVPPANDGVAPDVDITNAHAAVTKQLAALTDENAAKPDLLVLLSHAPLDESRAFAEAFPQFDVVVSAGGYEDPDNKAEQIGESKTMFITVGHKGKHIGVIGYYPEAEQKLKFELIELDNQRFHETPAMTDVMRRYQERLHDEQIVQNLKPVAHESGARFVGVDQCKDCHTKAFAKWSTTRHSHAYDSLSKGREGQEEGWISRVHDPECLACHVTGWNPQQVFPYESGFVDADSTPQLKGQQCENCHGPGSIHADLENQRVAGDLPPQDEELISWRKNMHLDQGIAEKQLCNQCHDLDNSPKFDFAEYWKKVAHPGRD; translated from the coding sequence ATGACTTGGAAACGTTGGCAGGTGATGCCGTTGTTGATCGTTGCCAGTGCGGCTTGTGCCGCCTGTCTCTCTTCGTGCGGCTCAGACGATGACCCGTCCCAGGTCGATACGACCTCTACGACACCCAAAAAAGACAACAAGCCCAGCTACCCCCCGCCTGCACCGATCTTTGAAGGCTGGGAAAAGCCGGAGTTCGTGTTGTGCGTGACGGGCGAAACCCACGGCTATCTAGAACCGTGCGGCTGTTCCGAAACACAGTCCGGCGGCCTGTCACGGCGAGCGGATCTTTTTCGCCAAATTGACGAAAAAGAATGGCCCCGCGCCGAACTCGACTTAGGCGGTTCGCTCAAACGGACCCGGCGACAAAGCCAAATCAAGTTCGAAATCTTGCTCGATGCGATGCAGCAAATGGGCTATGCCGCCATGGGCTTGGGGCCCGAGGAACTCCGACTCGATCCCGGGTATTTGCTCTCGTTAGATACCGAGGATCAATTGCCATTGCTCGGCGCAAATGTCGTCCTGTTTGGATCCGAAGAACTGACGATGCCCAAACGGCATTTCACGACCAAAGTTGCTGACAAAACCATCGGCGTGATTTCAATCGTGGGAGATGCCTACCGCAACGAGATCGTGCCTCCCGCAAACGACGGCGTAGCGCCTGATGTCGACATCACCAATGCCCATGCTGCCGTCACCAAACAATTGGCCGCACTGACCGATGAAAACGCAGCAAAACCCGATTTGCTCGTGCTGCTCTCGCACGCCCCCCTGGATGAATCGAGAGCATTTGCCGAGGCCTTTCCCCAGTTCGACGTCGTTGTTTCGGCCGGTGGTTATGAAGATCCCGATAACAAAGCCGAACAAATCGGCGAGTCGAAAACGATGTTCATCACCGTAGGCCACAAAGGCAAACATATCGGTGTCATCGGGTATTATCCCGAAGCGGAGCAGAAGCTAAAATTTGAATTGATCGAACTCGACAACCAGCGTTTTCACGAAACTCCCGCAATGACCGATGTGATGCGTCGCTATCAAGAGCGATTGCACGACGAGCAAATCGTCCAGAACTTAAAGCCGGTCGCGCATGAGTCGGGAGCACGTTTTGTTGGCGTCGATCAGTGCAAAGACTGCCACACCAAAGCCTTTGCCAAATGGAGCACCACCCGCCATTCGCATGCCTACGATTCGCTCAGCAAGGGGCGTGAAGGACAAGAGGAGGGTTGGATCTCCCGCGTGCATGATCCCGAATGCTTGGCCTGCCACGTCACCGGTTGGAATCCACAACAGGTCTTTCCTTATGAAAGTGGTTTCGTGGATGCCGACTCGACGCCGCAATTAAAAGGCCAACAATGTGAGAACTGCCACGGTCCCGGCAGCATCCACGCTGACCTCGAAAACCAACGGGTCGCCGGCGATTTACCGCCGCAAGATGAGGAATTGATCAGTTGGCGGAAAAACATGCATCTCGATCAGGGGATTGCCGAGAAGCAACTCTGCAATCAATGCCACGACCTCGACAACAGCCCCAAATTCGACTTTGCCGAATACTGGAAAAAAGTCGCCCACCCCGGTCGTGACTGA
- a CDS encoding DUF1573 domain-containing protein: protein MKAKDIVIAMILGGVALGAAVVVSNASNWMAEKDSETTSEDSGIDSYLKTVGPPPKAVVDDTTYDFDVMERGSEDEHVFQVRNDGEGVLRIIKGKATCTCTKFMLKDDKDLERVELQPGESMDVTVAWKVKDTAQEQFKSVAPLNTNDPDNKYLALTIVGKVAYTMFVYPARTFIAPDVVGDEPVRTSGIIGSRLLEDIELVSAVSDSEFVEVTYEKLEFKDERAEGVNGKCGYRIDALIQPDIPVGKFKAPIKVTMRAPDGKEYVEELSVVTTRTGPIKIVGKSFDAHTMTLDFKGFDITDGVTAELSMFVSVPDDAETYDFNVVDSTNEYVQMSIKRDTNFKGQALQRYVLKFEIPPDTVEIPDNKGRAEFIVETSHPDIKSIQFRTKYQAY, encoded by the coding sequence ATGAAGGCAAAAGATATTGTCATCGCGATGATACTGGGCGGAGTCGCACTTGGCGCCGCTGTAGTCGTGAGCAATGCCAGCAATTGGATGGCCGAGAAAGACTCGGAAACGACTTCCGAAGACTCTGGTATCGATTCCTATTTAAAAACTGTCGGCCCGCCTCCCAAAGCCGTGGTCGATGATACCACGTACGATTTCGACGTCATGGAGCGTGGTTCGGAAGATGAGCATGTCTTTCAGGTGCGAAACGACGGCGAAGGGGTCTTGCGCATCATCAAGGGCAAAGCCACCTGCACCTGTACAAAATTCATGCTCAAAGATGACAAAGATCTCGAGCGGGTCGAACTGCAACCCGGCGAATCAATGGACGTCACCGTTGCCTGGAAGGTCAAGGACACCGCACAGGAACAGTTTAAGTCTGTGGCGCCTTTGAATACGAACGATCCCGACAACAAATACCTGGCCCTCACAATCGTCGGAAAAGTCGCCTATACGATGTTTGTCTACCCGGCACGGACGTTCATCGCGCCTGATGTCGTCGGAGACGAACCGGTCCGTACCTCGGGCATTATCGGGTCGCGATTGCTGGAGGACATCGAACTGGTCTCCGCTGTGTCCGACTCGGAATTCGTAGAGGTCACTTACGAGAAACTCGAATTTAAGGATGAACGCGCCGAAGGGGTCAATGGAAAATGTGGGTACCGCATCGACGCGCTGATTCAACCGGACATTCCTGTCGGCAAATTTAAGGCACCGATCAAAGTCACCATGAGAGCCCCGGACGGCAAGGAATATGTGGAAGAACTGTCGGTTGTCACCACGCGGACCGGCCCGATTAAAATTGTCGGAAAGAGTTTTGATGCCCACACCATGACGCTTGATTTCAAGGGGTTCGATATCACCGATGGGGTGACTGCCGAATTGAGCATGTTTGTCAGCGTTCCCGATGATGCCGAGACTTATGACTTCAATGTCGTCGATTCCACCAACGAATATGTGCAGATGAGTATCAAGCGCGATACGAATTTTAAGGGACAAGCACTTCAACGATACGTGCTGAAATTCGAGATTCCCCCCGATACGGTCGAGATTCCCGATAACAAAGGACGTGCCGAATTCATTGTGGAAACCAGTCACCCTGACATTAAGTCCATCCAGTTTCGTACGAAATACCAGGCTTATTGA
- a CDS encoding O-antigen ligase family protein has translation MSKSGRSAPPQTESPPGEAPTIIETLLIAAVAMLLVWRLLSPTEGATLGLGLWMAQFSFAALVLWSVGYWRGKVRGFQFHKVDIAVALFVAGHLISGLLALTGDANQRATINMLAEWAGLGATYFLMRQTFTTWDIRRQIVVILLASSAALAGYGLWQHYVWYPQTAAQYKEIRGKLDELSQQPTTGSNVAASSRLKRQLIEMGVPTGSLEGSGRMGYEARLLSSTEPLGRFALANTFAGLLAVWLIVLLAVLAQRFANSASQPVPMAHWVCGIGLALLIAACLLLTKSRTAYVGTMVGGVAIFLSMITARTTLPRHTWRIVIAAVLVIAGLVTAMVMSGGLDRWVVAETRKSLGYRLEYWQGTWDVIRTHPLVGIGPGNFRNHYLQYKRPESSEEISDPHNALLDVWVNGGLISVVGLAAMAVLCIATIRRSSGRLPVQLSDSSLEPAKQNRKPQSQRPAGQIMIPIPQASTWGAFLAFCVVGATEFSAVTWCLLAVWCVAMPLAGRAIELNSPRPAVFLIAAATLMVHLSGAGGIAMPALCQMLLLCVAMILPPAAPPASARSLPHWAGIAALVLSLGISLACWQFATAPVSRASQLLAEGDYQLWERGNPVRARQAYLAATVADPYAGESWRKLAELELGGGLAKSEETRETVRKATEMLRKSLEKNPRSWNNFRILGEYYLQANLRLQSPELAGEAVAAFSSAVELYPNSAEIRGRLAEALFRDGRVADAQREARFALQLNETTQQAGHVDRVLPEKTLELLRKMANQADAPVPPSESD, from the coding sequence ATGAGCAAATCCGGGCGCAGTGCCCCTCCACAAACCGAATCACCGCCCGGCGAGGCGCCGACCATCATCGAGACGCTGCTCATCGCGGCTGTCGCGATGTTGCTGGTGTGGCGACTGTTGTCTCCCACCGAAGGCGCGACACTCGGTTTGGGATTGTGGATGGCGCAATTCAGTTTTGCCGCGCTGGTGTTGTGGTCGGTTGGATACTGGCGAGGAAAGGTTCGCGGCTTTCAGTTTCACAAAGTTGATATTGCTGTCGCACTGTTCGTCGCCGGGCATCTGATTTCTGGATTATTGGCGCTCACCGGCGACGCCAATCAACGCGCGACGATCAACATGCTGGCCGAATGGGCCGGTTTGGGCGCGACTTATTTCTTGATGCGGCAGACGTTCACAACTTGGGATATCCGCCGGCAAATCGTGGTCATCCTCCTGGCCAGTTCGGCAGCGCTGGCTGGCTATGGATTGTGGCAACATTATGTCTGGTATCCCCAAACAGCAGCCCAATATAAAGAGATCCGTGGCAAGCTCGACGAATTGTCGCAGCAGCCCACCACCGGGAGCAACGTAGCTGCTTCCTCGCGGTTGAAGCGGCAATTGATCGAAATGGGCGTCCCGACCGGTTCGCTGGAAGGCTCAGGACGCATGGGCTACGAAGCCCGTTTGTTATCGAGCACCGAGCCGTTAGGGCGATTCGCCTTGGCCAACACCTTCGCCGGCCTGCTGGCCGTCTGGTTGATTGTTTTACTGGCGGTGTTGGCACAGCGATTTGCGAACTCCGCTTCGCAACCGGTGCCCATGGCTCATTGGGTGTGTGGCATCGGATTGGCGCTGTTGATCGCCGCGTGTCTACTGCTCACGAAGAGCCGCACGGCCTACGTCGGCACGATGGTCGGAGGAGTGGCAATCTTTCTATCCATGATCACCGCGCGAACGACACTCCCGCGACATACATGGCGAATCGTGATTGCGGCGGTGCTGGTGATTGCCGGATTGGTGACGGCGATGGTCATGAGCGGCGGATTGGATCGCTGGGTCGTTGCCGAGACGCGCAAATCCTTGGGGTATCGCCTGGAATACTGGCAAGGAACCTGGGACGTAATCCGCACGCACCCGCTCGTCGGCATCGGTCCCGGGAATTTCCGCAACCATTATTTGCAATACAAACGCCCTGAATCGAGCGAGGAAATCTCCGATCCGCACAATGCACTGTTGGATGTATGGGTCAACGGCGGCCTGATATCCGTAGTCGGTCTCGCTGCGATGGCGGTCCTGTGCATCGCCACCATCCGGCGATCCAGCGGCCGGCTCCCCGTCCAACTCTCAGATTCTTCACTTGAGCCTGCAAAACAGAACCGAAAACCCCAGTCGCAACGTCCCGCTGGTCAGATCATGATTCCTATTCCCCAGGCGAGTACCTGGGGGGCATTTTTAGCGTTTTGTGTGGTTGGTGCGACCGAGTTTTCCGCGGTGACTTGGTGCCTACTGGCCGTTTGGTGCGTAGCAATGCCACTGGCCGGTAGGGCGATTGAGCTAAATTCTCCACGGCCGGCCGTTTTTCTCATCGCCGCTGCGACGCTGATGGTCCATCTATCGGGAGCGGGCGGAATTGCCATGCCGGCGCTCTGCCAAATGCTGTTGCTGTGCGTGGCGATGATACTGCCGCCTGCTGCCCCCCCCGCGTCAGCCCGCTCACTACCACACTGGGCCGGGATCGCCGCTTTGGTCTTGTCACTGGGAATCAGCCTCGCCTGTTGGCAATTTGCCACAGCACCGGTTTCTCGGGCGAGTCAGCTGCTTGCTGAGGGGGACTACCAATTGTGGGAGCGGGGCAATCCGGTCCGGGCTCGGCAGGCGTATCTAGCGGCGACTGTGGCCGACCCCTATGCGGGCGAATCTTGGCGAAAACTGGCGGAATTGGAGTTGGGGGGTGGGTTGGCGAAATCCGAGGAGACTCGGGAAACGGTGCGAAAAGCTACGGAAATGTTGCGAAAATCGCTGGAGAAAAACCCACGATCTTGGAACAATTTTCGTATTTTGGGAGAGTATTACCTTCAAGCCAACCTGCGGCTGCAGTCTCCCGAGTTGGCAGGCGAGGCCGTGGCGGCATTTTCGAGTGCAGTTGAGCTATATCCCAACTCTGCCGAAATCCGAGGACGATTGGCCGAGGCCTTGTTCCGGGATGGACGGGTGGCGGATGCACAGCGTGAAGCTCGATTCGCGCTACAGTTGAACGAAACCACGCAGCAGGCAGGGCATGTTGACCGTGTATTACCCGAAAAAACGCTGGAATTGTTAAGAAAAATGGCGAATCAGGCAGACGCGCCGGTCCCCCCTTCTGAATCTGATTGA